The DNA window CAGAtttgggatgagccggtaggtccactttcctttctccgtattgtcccattcatGCTgacacgtcaccatcgaatcgattctcatcatctacctcacgtttctggcgttTCATTACTGCCTCCGAAGATATTATTCTGTACGTAATCGCAGCTCGTACGACCAATAACTGGAACGTTTTGTTCAGTTTTTCGCTGTTCCGCGAACCCAATATCTCAGTTTCAATGACAAAACACTAGATAACAGACCGACTTTTCGTAGGTGTAATCAACATAGTTGTTAAAGCTCAActggtcgtcgattatcactcccaatcgCTTCattgcacgcttcgatgcaatcacgtgccctttgacggtgatctgtatccgctgaaccgctttgcagttaccGACCTacaacacatccgtcttgtggtgagctatttgcagcttgactccgttaatccagctctcgatcgcatctattgtcttcGTTACTGACACCTCCATTTtttcaagtgtctcactcatcaccgttagtgacacgtcgtccgcgaaacgaacgattttcactttcacgGGCAGCCGCAATGTTAAgatcccatcgtacatcccgttccaaagaggtGGACTGAAAATGGAGCCCTGAAGAACGcacgctgtgactcgcattgacttctacccttcgttcgtctcgtacagcagttctctactctggaagtagttcTTCAGGATCTGTACCATTCTACTGTGCAGCGCAGCGGCATCGGCCTGTACGAGGCTTGATGGCATGGTGatttccctgactttggcagcaacgcCAGCTTCTGTGCCTTCCGGGGAAACTGCCATtatctaaacacttctgcagtagcgtcctgaacatgtccggatattccaggatcgcagctttcagcgctacgtttggtattccatccggatcggaggctttctttgattttagtcgcaTCGACACTTCGTTGAGCTCGTCCttagtcgcttgccactcggCAGTGTTTGCTCCTACTTCATCGCAGTACGGTGTCGGTAACCAgctagttggatcgtgcttcggaaaGAGACcttcaacgattatctttaacttacccgggcatatttcagctggtatcGACAGGCCCTCATCTTCGTTATGACGACTTACTGCGCGTCCCCTAGGGATTGGTgtctacttctcagcacagctcCTTATGGCAAAcaggcttgctaagcttgatatACCGTTTAAAGCGGTCCTAGCTTCCCAAAACGTCGTTTGTGTTCCTCTCCCACTCTCCGATCatgctctctgagcccgccttctggctctgagacaagcagcatGTAACGTAAAACCAGTAAGCTGGATGCCGCCTACAGCGTGGTTCACAattcttcttgttagatcagccgcatcaacgtacttgattcagCTGTTCGCCGAAGCGACTCGACAAAGAGGTTTTGTTAAAGACTTTTGTCTTCCACTTTTGCTTGCAGGTCGTCCTTCTCCATGCTGCAGCAGAGTTCCATAGGCCGATGAGGCAGCGAATCGCCGGGGGgtcgctatggggatacttctcgcacactctccaatccatgttcgccgtcagtcaagaaCTACAGCAAGTGGCGGattttctctcggtaccgatatccgtttcgtgaaccaaaaagctcccagttttgtcacgataccaggagccatttagctccccgcttcgctGCGATTTACTAGTTgtagtcctcggcggtagacCTAGCCTCCCCAACGAGCCGACCGGTAGTTGTCGAGGTCTgccgccaattttcactacaaggaaatattctcataagataacttcaaataaaattttgacaattccTTTGCAAatatttggcatatttttgttcaacatattcaattttttcaaatttcttaaacAAATTTCCCTCCCACTACTACGCCACTGCTCCGATCAACTTGGGGAATGTGCCATTCAAGCCAGTCGCTACTAATATGATGTCACATCACAATTCCTTCAAAGAACTACGTGGAAATCGAACTGCGCTCACTTGACACTTTTAATCATAGTtgtgttgtattaaattttgaactGAGCAAAATTACCAATAATTACGGTTCTAGTGAAATGTTCGATAAAGGGGGTAAAATTAATTCGTTGAagacacattttttaaaaaaatgtggcATTACAGAGAGTGCTAGTATATGCATTCAACTTCCATATAATGATGCCACAATTATGATAAatatttcatcaatttttttcgcaaattaCTGAAAATGGAACATTAAATCTCCAGAGGCGCGTTGTcaaaaacttgttttgcggtgtacaccataactcaaaatctactggaccaatcGGTTTTGAAATTGGACAAAATTCCAACCTCGCAAAAATAAATGCCACCCTACTCTGCATGCATCGGTTTGTATAAGAAAAGTAAACACAGCTACGATAATGTAGCACCATCTACTCATGAAAATACTTCATCACCCTTTCTCGTCTTATATCTTGTTGAAATAGTCTCTTTGCGGATGAAAACCGTAGTTATACATCCCCCCCCCGCCCTGTGCCAGTTGATTTTCCTCAGGTTCTATGCGTGCCCAGAACCTCGCGACGAGTGAGAATGACAGCGCATAGTCGCGCGAACCATTTCACCGGTAAGGTTTTCGCTTTCCATCAGATCAGCGACAAGAATATCCAAACATCCAGAATGTGAAAAATGCACAGACAAATATGCAAATATTTCCGCTTTCCTTCATTTATTTTTACACTGGACTACATCGATATATGTACGCATTGAATCGGCGACGGGAGGATGAGAGTGACTAACCCCATCGTATGCTTGACGGTGCGACCTCCGATTTCCGCAGCCGATCGAAGGTTCCCCATGCATGTGCAACGAATAGGATGTCCTTGACACGCGTGAAGTCACTGATCAGCTGGCGTTGGTAATCTTTCGGTGAAAGACTTTTATTGGTATGGTTATCTTACATCTGCACTTCTCCGTAGAAGGTTCGTTTGCCAACGGCTTAACGCCACAGTAATGTGATAATTGCAACTACCCAGCTTATCATACCTTTTGTAGACACATGACCGAAGCTCTTCACTTATGGTATGGATGACGACTTTGTATACAATCTATAAGGAGATTTTAACTATAGAACTGGAGATGGATAATGTGCAGCGAATCTCAAATTTGTGCGACGCCCGTGATATGATTACTTTTTCTATTCAGCCATACGCACTGTGCATTGTCCATACATATTTTCTTCTAATAAGAAATAGCCTAATAATAACTAAGAGCGTATTAGTGCTAAACTGGTGTTGTGCAACAAAAGAAATAAACttattacacccaagtttgaaaaagTGAAACATCGAAAACGAAAAGGCCGTAAGTCAATTTCAACTCGAATGAAAACACGCGATTCAGTAAACTGCTGAAACCACGGGACGACCATAAAATCAAACTGTCCTATTGACGTTGATGACCATCGCACCGGTCAACAAAGATGCGGGCTTTTGTGTTCAATGGACTAGAAATCGCAATCACCTAATTAGCAACTGGTTCAGTAAACAAACGAAAGTATTGCTATTTTCACTTTCGCATAATCGCGATCACGGAAGAATTACCGTCTAACTGAAGCCAGCCCAGCTGGGCACACATCACACACGTGTGCCGTACACGCGGCGATCCATCCCGTAGGTGAGGTTCGAGAATCGCGTGCCTCGAGGATACACTCCACTGATTTTCAGGCTCAGTTATGGGCTATATTATTGAGTAATGGCAAAATTCCTGCACTTCCACACCTTCAAGCAGCTACTCGTTGAGTATAAACTATCACTTTCGATGATCATCAGTTATGCATGTATAATATTATAGTCCAAACAGCGGCATTTGTTGTATgtataaatgaactattttcaTGCTAACCCACATTGAAGCCGACAGCCAGCATGTTCGATTACCTCGATAAACAATGAACTGCGGCATGTTTTCAAGCGGTATTGAATAACCAATGAGCTTACACTTTGATCGTAGAACTCTACATGTTTGGTGTTAGCGATGCACGACCTACCTTGAGTACATTGGTTTGCCACCTTCAATACATGTTGATTTCGTTTCTGCACTAGTCTCAAGGAATAAGACAGTCCTATTTCTGAGCACGTATCGATTTTGTGTTAATGCAAAAACAAAAACGCCATTTGGTTCCAGCCTGAAGTCAGACAGATTATAATAATGGATCCAGTACATCACTTTATCACATTGTCAGAGTTCTCGATTTTTTACAATTCTTGGTTTTTCGATCGTCCGTCTAGCCTGTTTCCCGCAAACCAACGGGGATTGACATGATCACGTGATTTGAGTGGGCAATCTAACCGGTTCCTTTTCTTCGTTCTTCTATTTTACAGATGGCGCTTCCCACCTCTCTGGACAAAGACGCGATTCGGGAAGCGTACGAGGACGTTCGATCCAATCTGACCGACAGCGAGTGGGCGGTGTTCAAATTCGACGGTCTGAAAATAATCTGCTCCCAGAAAGGCATCGGGTTCGACGAGTTCTGTGCCGAATTCAACGACGATGAACGGGCCTTCGGTTACATCCGGATACAGATGGGCGACGAGATGTCCAAGCGAAGCAAGTTCATGTTCCTCACCTGGATCGGCCCGGAAGTGGGTGTGATGCAACGAGCCAAGATGTCTACCGACAAATCGATTATTAAGGATGTGATCAATGTGAGTTGTTTGCTTAGTTCGTTGGAAAGCgaatattaatttaaattgttttttattCCAACAGAACTTCGCAGTTGAGCTGCAGGTGGAAACAAGCAACGATCTGGACCTAGAGATGTTCAAGGCACACCTAAACAAGGCCGGTGGAGCAAACTACGGCACCGGGGTGCGTGAACTGTAAACAAACCGTACCAAACACGCACACGAAGCATTCTGACACCACAACCACACTCCCAGGATACACTAGGATCGCAACTACATTATAAGGATAACAGCGTTAAGGTCTTCCCCACTGTTTCCCTCGTCCCAATATAATCAATTAACAACGTGTAGTCAGGAAGAGGGACGTGAATCATACGGTATCAATTTCAATCCAGACCCTAATGGCTTCTATTTATGTGTATTATTTCTTTCCCGACCGAAATTGTGATTTGGAAAAACTCTttctaaaattgaaatttttgaccGTTTTTATACATATAAGCATAAAATCATAACTATCTTAAATGattaaatgaaaatataaaaacaaccaTAATCGAATGCGTGAAAATCAAACGAATATTGGAACTAAACTGCAATATTATCATATTAATTCGAATAGTTGTTAAGTTTATACAAAAAGGAACCCTAATGAATACGATGATAGTTAACATGTACTGGCATcgataatgaaaataaaaataatggcCAATAGAAAAAGTTGGTATAGAAATCAGATTTCTTTTTTGAGCtatttttatcaattgtataaactaaataaagaaaaaaaaaaagcaatTCCGTAGAAGACATTTGTAAACTGCCGTAACGGATCAAATATACAGGAAAAGAAACTAGTCCTTCGTTTATTACACACAGAAAAATCCCTGCaatcattgcacagtggtccagaatgcaaatttagcagtaattttgagattttaccaaaactaaacaacttagccttattaagtctttgaaGAAGTTTTCGTACTTTATGCGCCCcctttttttgttaaaacagcagttagggtggttctaattttaccaagatcgaaaaattaactttttaatcattctagctagagccaaacgaccttcagcgaagtagtagagcgacaaattttggaaaagtgcTAAAGAcgtgtaagctctatctgtcattctttttattttacaacaaatttaaagtgggagcttagggtgtttcttcgaaatacagttttattccaataacttttgctgtattcatttaaaactgaagtagtcttcagacaactttaagattgtttcaaggcgaataatttgtttcctggaaccatatatctagctatttccgttgaaaagttatgagcacctttttgccaaaaatggggttgtttggaataacaatatcacatTTGGGgtaaataaaagataattctttttgaacgataaataaggtcatgattagagttataattgagcaaaaaatggcgaacgcgatattttttaatatttcataaaattggtttaaaaaaatctattttttaaatattaagtgcttatatcttcttaacaataaaagctagagttttgatgtattagaagaaaatattcgtcttcaaaaactctggaAAACATCTGGAGGATaggttgaaaaaaaatgaaaactgaaaaagttaaattaaaaatttggtttttcatgaattgactctttgtaatatgttaaAATTACGTTCgcggtgaacaatataaaaaatgtattattttcatgataaaatatagcgctttacaatacttttctattattttaaatagcgggtagggtggttc is part of the Topomyia yanbarensis strain Yona2022 chromosome 1, ASM3024719v1, whole genome shotgun sequence genome and encodes:
- the LOC131677756 gene encoding coactosin-like protein; this encodes MSEAVEVEQIIESKPRKMALPTSLDKDAIREAYEDVRSNLTDSEWAVFKFDGLKIICSQKGIGFDEFCAEFNDDERAFGYIRIQMGDEMSKRSKFMFLTWIGPEVGVMQRAKMSTDKSIIKDVINNFAVELQVETSNDLDLEMFKAHLNKAGGANYGTGVREL